In Entomomonas moraniae, one DNA window encodes the following:
- a CDS encoding AbrB family transcriptional regulator, with translation MKIINKISQSKYAVVGQWLFFIVLAALSGWFLEKVAMPAALLLGPMLCAITMGVLGVKIRMPKVCFKYSQGIIGCLIAHAMTLPILIEILGMWDVMLVTTVVTLLLSVLVGILSVRYGGLPGSTAAWGTSPGGAATMVAMAEDYGADARVVATMQYIRVICVVLMAALVSHILGDVHVPQEETIVVMQGSQTAVHFFLTLIVLLVGVYLGRFMPAGFLLIPMLLGTLLQLLGYVHIVIPHWLVAIAYGVIGAYIGFRFDRETLRYVMYAMPIMFAASMLLIILCGVSALFISWWLGVDYLSAYLATSPGGLDSLSVVAIDVHADIGLVMAMQTLRLFAVILTGPMLSKYIARFAVEKAS, from the coding sequence ATGAAGATCATCAATAAAATTTCTCAATCTAAATACGCTGTTGTTGGTCAATGGTTGTTTTTTATTGTACTAGCAGCGCTTTCTGGCTGGTTTTTAGAGAAAGTTGCAATGCCCGCTGCCTTGTTGTTAGGGCCTATGCTGTGTGCCATCACCATGGGGGTATTAGGTGTCAAAATTAGAATGCCTAAGGTTTGTTTTAAATACAGTCAAGGGATTATTGGTTGCTTAATTGCCCATGCAATGACATTACCTATTCTGATTGAAATTTTAGGAATGTGGGATGTTATGTTGGTAACCACTGTCGTCACATTATTGCTGAGTGTGCTAGTGGGTATTTTGAGTGTTCGTTATGGTGGCTTGCCCGGATCAACTGCTGCATGGGGAACCTCGCCAGGGGGTGCCGCAACTATGGTGGCTATGGCTGAAGACTATGGTGCAGACGCTAGAGTAGTGGCGACCATGCAATATATTCGAGTCATTTGTGTGGTATTGATGGCTGCGTTAGTTAGCCATATTTTAGGCGACGTGCACGTTCCACAAGAAGAAACTATTGTTGTCATGCAAGGAAGCCAAACGGCTGTTCATTTCTTTTTGACACTGATTGTATTATTAGTTGGCGTTTATTTAGGGCGTTTTATGCCCGCAGGTTTTTTACTTATCCCTATGTTATTGGGTACGTTATTACAGTTACTAGGTTATGTCCATATTGTAATACCCCATTGGCTAGTCGCTATAGCTTATGGGGTGATTGGGGCATATATTGGGTTTAGGTTTGACCGTGAAACTCTACGTTATGTGATGTACGCTATGCCCATTATGTTTGCTGCTTCAATGCTATTAATTATTTTATGTGGCGTTTCTGCTCTTTTTATTAGCTGGTGGTTGGGGGTTGATTACTTGTCTGCTTATTTAGCAACGAGTCCGGGGGGCTTAGACTCCTTATCTGTGGTGGCTATTGATGTTCACGCAGACATTGGCCTTGTTATGGCGATGCAAACATTACGTTTATTTGCTGTTATTTTAACAGGCCCTATGCTAAGTAAATACATTGCTCGTTTTGCAGTTGAGAAAGCTTCATAA
- the prmC gene encoding peptide chain release factor N(5)-glutamine methyltransferase, protein MITIEQLLKNSQPLNSPTERLDKELLLAAALNKPRSYLYTWADQAVSEQVLAVFQSYLARRKQGEPIAYILGEQGFWSLDLHVGEQTLIPRSDTETLVEQCLLHIPNDDAWRVLDLGTGTGAIALAIANERPLAQLVGVDFIEEAVSLAKKNASTLNIKTVTFIKSHWFDALAGERFNLIVSNPPYIAEGDIHLQQGDVRFEPKTALVSGHDGLDDIRHIVKHAPDHLIAGGWLYLEHGYQQAQAVQKLLVERGFSHINTVCDLGGNERVTGGRLC, encoded by the coding sequence ATGATAACTATTGAGCAGTTATTAAAAAATAGCCAACCATTAAACTCTCCTACTGAGCGATTGGATAAAGAGCTTTTATTAGCGGCTGCGTTAAATAAGCCAAGGAGCTATTTGTATACTTGGGCTGATCAGGCCGTAAGTGAGCAAGTGTTAGCAGTTTTTCAGAGTTATTTAGCAAGAAGAAAACAAGGTGAGCCGATTGCTTATATTTTAGGTGAGCAAGGTTTTTGGTCACTTGATTTACATGTGGGAGAACAGACACTTATTCCTCGATCGGACACAGAAACCTTGGTGGAACAGTGTTTATTACATATTCCTAACGATGATGCTTGGCGAGTACTAGACCTTGGGACGGGAACGGGTGCAATAGCGCTTGCTATTGCTAATGAGCGACCTTTAGCACAATTGGTTGGTGTTGATTTTATTGAGGAAGCTGTTTCTTTAGCCAAGAAAAATGCGTCAACGCTGAATATTAAGACGGTAACATTTATAAAAAGCCACTGGTTTGACGCATTGGCTGGTGAACGATTTAATCTTATTGTGAGTAACCCACCTTATATTGCAGAGGGGGATATTCATCTACAACAAGGCGATGTGAGATTTGAGCCTAAAACAGCATTGGTTTCTGGACACGATGGTTTAGACGATATTCGCCATATTGTTAAGCATGCCCCTGATCATTTAATCGCGGGTGGCTGGTTATATCTAGAGCATGGCTACCAGCAAGCACAGGCAGTACAAAAGTTATTAGTTGAGCGGGGATTTAGCCATATCAATACCGTCTGTGATTTAGGCGGTAATGAGCGAGTAACGGGAGGGCGGTTATGCTAG